Proteins co-encoded in one Grus americana isolate bGruAme1 chromosome 12, bGruAme1.mat, whole genome shotgun sequence genomic window:
- the LOC129211706 gene encoding protein eva-1 homolog C-like isoform X1: MEITAHVYPDFYLTVSMRKQGARWKPCQALFLCSGERRREGRGCWFLHQHGDAKAPAPAHPPRSTFANTFLPPCGRCPCAKSVSAVQSSPLPWAADKERVYSRPPGSSALAGQKASHCPCTLPVPVPATAADRAGGGCLVGRSRAGSSRAMATLVGPAAALVLLCLAVGLEASPELSGYLRKVLRNHTAHTCDGEQLLIVCPRKTTISILGAFYGRRVPSPNLCPSPGNASQESTECTSTTAHLQRLGLELALQSRESGCCLFWSPARPGNAPWPQLRVPGPATQLYPWLGRGYTHRLQESGSCWLSARTSSGASSRCTAKSLGRTRALGHTSTSSLPTSAGQCHSPGNHRVKTVCENDKLRLQCRPKSILAIYSANYGRFLRGKPECDALNTGGPHIECLAPDALWRVSKKCHRKRNCTVAADQATFGDPCLPGMKKQLRVSYTCVPKQLLEEVGPDTSDPFLLSDYMHGGWYKGPRFSRLREDQMIFTSSLAAFADLWGVPEKVGLYFLCGVSGGLMLLLCIISPKTTFLQEAGEALKDPEVGSSSELSRTKLRDEQDEDLPDDSSSDSSFRRLTHTYRATDSIFGPELTAAMEGAVEHQGRGGEEIWMPKESSPYAIHKIKSATK, encoded by the exons ATGGAGATTACGGCACACGTGTATCCGGATTTCTACCTCACCGTGTCCATGAGAAAGCAGGGGGCACGTTGGAAACCTTGCCAAGCCCTGTTCCTCTGCTCGGGGGAACGGaggcgggagggaaggggctgctggTTTCTCCACCAGCACGGTGATGCCAAGGCACCGGCACCCGCTCATCCGCCACGGAGCACCTTTGCAAACACGTTCCTCCCTCCCTGTGGGAGGTGTCCCTGTGCCAAGAGTGTCTCAGCTGTCCAGAGCAGCCCCTTGCCCTGGGCAGCAGACAAAGAGCGGGTATACAGTCGCCCGCCTGGCTCCAGCGCCTTGGCAGGGCAGAAAGCGAGCCATTGTCCCTGCACACTGCCGGTCCCAGTGCCAGCCACAGCTGCGGACCGGGCTGGCGGAGGCTGCCTGGTGGGACGCAGCAGAGCCGGCAGCAGTCGCGCCATGGCCACGCTGgtggggccagcagcagccctggtcctcctctgcctggctgtggggctggaggcCAGCCCGGAGCTCTCAG GGTACCTGCGCAAAGTGCTGAGGAACCACACCGCCCACACCTGCGACGGGGAGCAGCTCCTCATCGTCTGCCCTCGCAAGACCACCATCAGCATCCTCGGCGCCTTCTATGGGCGCCGCGTACCCAGCCCCAacctctgccccagccctggcaaTGCCTCCCAGGAAAGCACGGAATGCACATCCACCACTGCCCACCTG CAGcgcctggggctggagctggcctTGCAGTCACGGGAGTCTGGTTGCTGCCTTTTCTGGAGCCCTGCTCGGCCAGGCAATGCTCCCTGGCCCCAGCTGAGAGTCCCTGGTCCAGCTACTCAGCTCTACCCATGGCTGGGGAGAGGCTACACCCACCGGCTGCAGGAGAGCGG AAGCTGCTGGCTGAGTGCCAGGACCAGCAGTGGTGCCAGTTCTCGGTGCACAGCCAAGTCTTTGGGCCGGACCCGTGCCCTGGGACACACAAGTACCTCATCACTTCCTACAAGTGCCGGCCAG TGTCACTCCCCAGGGAACCATCGGGTCAAGACCGTGTGTGAGAACGACAAGCTGAGGCTGCAGTGCCGACCAAAATCCATCCTGGCCATTTATTCTGCAAATTACGGACGATTCCTGCGGGGCAAACCAGAGTGCGATGCTCTGAACACTGGGGGACCCCATATAG AGTGCTTGGCTCCAGATGCCCTGTGGAGGGTCTCCAAGAAGTGCCACCGCAAGAGAAACTGCACCGTGGCTGCTGACCAGGCCACCTTTGGGGACCCGTGCCTCCCCGGCATGAAGAAACAGCTGCGAGTCTCCTACACCTGTG TGCccaagcagctgctggaggaggtgggCCCTGACACCTCGGACCCCTTCCTGCTCTCCGACTACATGCACG GTGGCTGGTACAAAGGGCCCAGGTTCTCCAGGCTCCGGGAAGACCAGATGATTTTTACTAGCTCTCTGGCAGCTTTTGCCGACCTTTGGG GCGTCCCAGAGAAAGTTGGCCTCTACTTTCTTTGCGGGGTCTCTGGAGGCCTCATGCTCCTGCTGTGCATCATCAGCCCCAAAACCACCTTCCTCCAGGAGGCGGGGGAGGCTCTCAAAGACCCAGAGGTGGGGAGCAGCTCGGAGCTGAGCAGGACAAAGCTGCGAGATGAGCAGGATGAAGACCTTCCTGATGACAGCTCCTCGGACTCCTCCTTCCGCCGCCTCACCCACACCTACCGGGCCACCGACAGCATCTTTGGCCCAGAGCTGACGGCAGCCATGGAGGGAGCAGTGGAGCACCAGGGCCGTGGCGGGGAGGAGATCTGGATGCCCAAGGAGTCGAGCCCATACGCCATCCACAAGATCAAATCGGCCACCAAAtaa
- the LOC129211706 gene encoding protein eva-1 homolog C-like isoform X3, translated as MEITAHVYPDFYLTVSMRKQGARWKPCQALFLCSGERRREGRGCWFLHQHGDAKAPAPAHPPRSTFANTFLPPCGRCPCAKSVSAVQSSPLPWAADKERVYSRPPGSSALAGQKASHCPCTLPVPVPATAADRAGGGCLVGRSRAGSSRAMATLVGPAAALVLLCLAVGLEASPELSGYLRKVLRNHTAHTCDGEQLLIVCPRKTTISILGAFYGRRVPSPNLCPSPGNASQESTECTSTTAHLQRLGLELALQSRESGCCLFWSPARPGNAPWPQLRVPGPATQLYPWLGRGYTHRLQESGSCWLSARTSSGASSRCTAKSLGRTRALGHTSTSSLPTSAGQCHSPGNHRVKTVCENDKLRLQCRPKSILAIYSANYGRFLRGKPECDALNTGGPHIECLAPDALWRVSKKCHRKRNCTVAADQATFGDPCLPGMKKQLRVSYTCVPKQLLEEVGPDTSDPFLLSDYMHGVPEKVGLYFLCGVSGGLMLLLCIISPKTTFLQEAGEALKDPEVGSSSELSRTKLRDEQDEDLPDDSSSDSSFRRLTHTYRATDSIFGPELTAAMEGAVEHQGRGGEEIWMPKESSPYAIHKIKSATK; from the exons ATGGAGATTACGGCACACGTGTATCCGGATTTCTACCTCACCGTGTCCATGAGAAAGCAGGGGGCACGTTGGAAACCTTGCCAAGCCCTGTTCCTCTGCTCGGGGGAACGGaggcgggagggaaggggctgctggTTTCTCCACCAGCACGGTGATGCCAAGGCACCGGCACCCGCTCATCCGCCACGGAGCACCTTTGCAAACACGTTCCTCCCTCCCTGTGGGAGGTGTCCCTGTGCCAAGAGTGTCTCAGCTGTCCAGAGCAGCCCCTTGCCCTGGGCAGCAGACAAAGAGCGGGTATACAGTCGCCCGCCTGGCTCCAGCGCCTTGGCAGGGCAGAAAGCGAGCCATTGTCCCTGCACACTGCCGGTCCCAGTGCCAGCCACAGCTGCGGACCGGGCTGGCGGAGGCTGCCTGGTGGGACGCAGCAGAGCCGGCAGCAGTCGCGCCATGGCCACGCTGgtggggccagcagcagccctggtcctcctctgcctggctgtggggctggaggcCAGCCCGGAGCTCTCAG GGTACCTGCGCAAAGTGCTGAGGAACCACACCGCCCACACCTGCGACGGGGAGCAGCTCCTCATCGTCTGCCCTCGCAAGACCACCATCAGCATCCTCGGCGCCTTCTATGGGCGCCGCGTACCCAGCCCCAacctctgccccagccctggcaaTGCCTCCCAGGAAAGCACGGAATGCACATCCACCACTGCCCACCTG CAGcgcctggggctggagctggcctTGCAGTCACGGGAGTCTGGTTGCTGCCTTTTCTGGAGCCCTGCTCGGCCAGGCAATGCTCCCTGGCCCCAGCTGAGAGTCCCTGGTCCAGCTACTCAGCTCTACCCATGGCTGGGGAGAGGCTACACCCACCGGCTGCAGGAGAGCGG AAGCTGCTGGCTGAGTGCCAGGACCAGCAGTGGTGCCAGTTCTCGGTGCACAGCCAAGTCTTTGGGCCGGACCCGTGCCCTGGGACACACAAGTACCTCATCACTTCCTACAAGTGCCGGCCAG TGTCACTCCCCAGGGAACCATCGGGTCAAGACCGTGTGTGAGAACGACAAGCTGAGGCTGCAGTGCCGACCAAAATCCATCCTGGCCATTTATTCTGCAAATTACGGACGATTCCTGCGGGGCAAACCAGAGTGCGATGCTCTGAACACTGGGGGACCCCATATAG AGTGCTTGGCTCCAGATGCCCTGTGGAGGGTCTCCAAGAAGTGCCACCGCAAGAGAAACTGCACCGTGGCTGCTGACCAGGCCACCTTTGGGGACCCGTGCCTCCCCGGCATGAAGAAACAGCTGCGAGTCTCCTACACCTGTG TGCccaagcagctgctggaggaggtgggCCCTGACACCTCGGACCCCTTCCTGCTCTCCGACTACATGCACG GCGTCCCAGAGAAAGTTGGCCTCTACTTTCTTTGCGGGGTCTCTGGAGGCCTCATGCTCCTGCTGTGCATCATCAGCCCCAAAACCACCTTCCTCCAGGAGGCGGGGGAGGCTCTCAAAGACCCAGAGGTGGGGAGCAGCTCGGAGCTGAGCAGGACAAAGCTGCGAGATGAGCAGGATGAAGACCTTCCTGATGACAGCTCCTCGGACTCCTCCTTCCGCCGCCTCACCCACACCTACCGGGCCACCGACAGCATCTTTGGCCCAGAGCTGACGGCAGCCATGGAGGGAGCAGTGGAGCACCAGGGCCGTGGCGGGGAGGAGATCTGGATGCCCAAGGAGTCGAGCCCATACGCCATCCACAAGATCAAATCGGCCACCAAAtaa
- the LOC129211706 gene encoding protein eva-1 homolog C-like isoform X2, whose amino-acid sequence MEITAHVYPDFYLTVSMRKQGARWKPCQALFLCSGERRREGRGCWFLHQHGDAKAPAPAHPPRSTFANTFLPPCGRCPCAKSVSAVQSSPLPWAADKERVYSRPPGSSALAGQKASHCPCTLPVPVPATAADRAGGGCLVGRSRAGSSRAMATLVGPAAALVLLCLAVGLEASPELSGYLRKVLRNHTAHTCDGEQLLIVCPRKTTISILGAFYGRRVPSPNLCPSPGNASQESTECTSTTAHLQRLGLELALQSRESGCCLFWSPARPGNAPWPQLRVPGPATQLYPWLGRGYTHRLQESGSCWLSARTSSGASSRCTAKSLGRTRALGHTSTSSLPTSAGQCHSPGNHRVKTVCENDKLRLQCRPKSILAIYSANYGRFLRGKPECDALNTGGPHIECLAPDALWRVSKKCHRKRNCTVAADQATFGDPCLPGMKKQLRVSYTLPKQLLEEVGPDTSDPFLLSDYMHGGWYKGPRFSRLREDQMIFTSSLAAFADLWGVPEKVGLYFLCGVSGGLMLLLCIISPKTTFLQEAGEALKDPEVGSSSELSRTKLRDEQDEDLPDDSSSDSSFRRLTHTYRATDSIFGPELTAAMEGAVEHQGRGGEEIWMPKESSPYAIHKIKSATK is encoded by the exons ATGGAGATTACGGCACACGTGTATCCGGATTTCTACCTCACCGTGTCCATGAGAAAGCAGGGGGCACGTTGGAAACCTTGCCAAGCCCTGTTCCTCTGCTCGGGGGAACGGaggcgggagggaaggggctgctggTTTCTCCACCAGCACGGTGATGCCAAGGCACCGGCACCCGCTCATCCGCCACGGAGCACCTTTGCAAACACGTTCCTCCCTCCCTGTGGGAGGTGTCCCTGTGCCAAGAGTGTCTCAGCTGTCCAGAGCAGCCCCTTGCCCTGGGCAGCAGACAAAGAGCGGGTATACAGTCGCCCGCCTGGCTCCAGCGCCTTGGCAGGGCAGAAAGCGAGCCATTGTCCCTGCACACTGCCGGTCCCAGTGCCAGCCACAGCTGCGGACCGGGCTGGCGGAGGCTGCCTGGTGGGACGCAGCAGAGCCGGCAGCAGTCGCGCCATGGCCACGCTGgtggggccagcagcagccctggtcctcctctgcctggctgtggggctggaggcCAGCCCGGAGCTCTCAG GGTACCTGCGCAAAGTGCTGAGGAACCACACCGCCCACACCTGCGACGGGGAGCAGCTCCTCATCGTCTGCCCTCGCAAGACCACCATCAGCATCCTCGGCGCCTTCTATGGGCGCCGCGTACCCAGCCCCAacctctgccccagccctggcaaTGCCTCCCAGGAAAGCACGGAATGCACATCCACCACTGCCCACCTG CAGcgcctggggctggagctggcctTGCAGTCACGGGAGTCTGGTTGCTGCCTTTTCTGGAGCCCTGCTCGGCCAGGCAATGCTCCCTGGCCCCAGCTGAGAGTCCCTGGTCCAGCTACTCAGCTCTACCCATGGCTGGGGAGAGGCTACACCCACCGGCTGCAGGAGAGCGG AAGCTGCTGGCTGAGTGCCAGGACCAGCAGTGGTGCCAGTTCTCGGTGCACAGCCAAGTCTTTGGGCCGGACCCGTGCCCTGGGACACACAAGTACCTCATCACTTCCTACAAGTGCCGGCCAG TGTCACTCCCCAGGGAACCATCGGGTCAAGACCGTGTGTGAGAACGACAAGCTGAGGCTGCAGTGCCGACCAAAATCCATCCTGGCCATTTATTCTGCAAATTACGGACGATTCCTGCGGGGCAAACCAGAGTGCGATGCTCTGAACACTGGGGGACCCCATATAG AGTGCTTGGCTCCAGATGCCCTGTGGAGGGTCTCCAAGAAGTGCCACCGCAAGAGAAACTGCACCGTGGCTGCTGACCAGGCCACCTTTGGGGACCCGTGCCTCCCCGGCATGAAGAAACAGCTGCGAGTCTCCTACACCT TGCccaagcagctgctggaggaggtgggCCCTGACACCTCGGACCCCTTCCTGCTCTCCGACTACATGCACG GTGGCTGGTACAAAGGGCCCAGGTTCTCCAGGCTCCGGGAAGACCAGATGATTTTTACTAGCTCTCTGGCAGCTTTTGCCGACCTTTGGG GCGTCCCAGAGAAAGTTGGCCTCTACTTTCTTTGCGGGGTCTCTGGAGGCCTCATGCTCCTGCTGTGCATCATCAGCCCCAAAACCACCTTCCTCCAGGAGGCGGGGGAGGCTCTCAAAGACCCAGAGGTGGGGAGCAGCTCGGAGCTGAGCAGGACAAAGCTGCGAGATGAGCAGGATGAAGACCTTCCTGATGACAGCTCCTCGGACTCCTCCTTCCGCCGCCTCACCCACACCTACCGGGCCACCGACAGCATCTTTGGCCCAGAGCTGACGGCAGCCATGGAGGGAGCAGTGGAGCACCAGGGCCGTGGCGGGGAGGAGATCTGGATGCCCAAGGAGTCGAGCCCATACGCCATCCACAAGATCAAATCGGCCACCAAAtaa
- the LOC129211706 gene encoding protein eva-1 homolog C-like isoform X8, whose protein sequence is MEITAHVYPDFYLTVSMRKQGARWKPCQALFLCSGERRREGRGCWFLHQHGDAKAPAPAHPPRSTFANTFLPPCGRCPCAKSVSAVQSSPLPWAADKERVYSRPPGSSALAGQKASHCPCTLPVPVPATAADRAGGGCLVGRSRAGSSRAMATLVGPAAALVLLCLAVGLEASPELSGYLRKVLRNHTAHTCDGEQLLIVCPRKTTISILGAFYGRRVPSPNLCPSPGNASQESTECTSTTAHLKLLAECQDQQWCQFSVHSQVFGPDPCPGTHKYLITSYKCRPGNHRVKTVCENDKLRLQCRPKSILAIYSANYGRFLRGKPECDALNTGGPHIECLAPDALWRVSKKCHRKRNCTVAADQATFGDPCLPGMKKQLRVSYTLPKQLLEEVGPDTSDPFLLSDYMHGVPEKVGLYFLCGVSGGLMLLLCIISPKTTFLQEAGEALKDPEVGSSSELSRTKLRDEQDEDLPDDSSSDSSFRRLTHTYRATDSIFGPELTAAMEGAVEHQGRGGEEIWMPKESSPYAIHKIKSATK, encoded by the exons ATGGAGATTACGGCACACGTGTATCCGGATTTCTACCTCACCGTGTCCATGAGAAAGCAGGGGGCACGTTGGAAACCTTGCCAAGCCCTGTTCCTCTGCTCGGGGGAACGGaggcgggagggaaggggctgctggTTTCTCCACCAGCACGGTGATGCCAAGGCACCGGCACCCGCTCATCCGCCACGGAGCACCTTTGCAAACACGTTCCTCCCTCCCTGTGGGAGGTGTCCCTGTGCCAAGAGTGTCTCAGCTGTCCAGAGCAGCCCCTTGCCCTGGGCAGCAGACAAAGAGCGGGTATACAGTCGCCCGCCTGGCTCCAGCGCCTTGGCAGGGCAGAAAGCGAGCCATTGTCCCTGCACACTGCCGGTCCCAGTGCCAGCCACAGCTGCGGACCGGGCTGGCGGAGGCTGCCTGGTGGGACGCAGCAGAGCCGGCAGCAGTCGCGCCATGGCCACGCTGgtggggccagcagcagccctggtcctcctctgcctggctgtggggctggaggcCAGCCCGGAGCTCTCAG GGTACCTGCGCAAAGTGCTGAGGAACCACACCGCCCACACCTGCGACGGGGAGCAGCTCCTCATCGTCTGCCCTCGCAAGACCACCATCAGCATCCTCGGCGCCTTCTATGGGCGCCGCGTACCCAGCCCCAacctctgccccagccctggcaaTGCCTCCCAGGAAAGCACGGAATGCACATCCACCACTGCCCACCTG AAGCTGCTGGCTGAGTGCCAGGACCAGCAGTGGTGCCAGTTCTCGGTGCACAGCCAAGTCTTTGGGCCGGACCCGTGCCCTGGGACACACAAGTACCTCATCACTTCCTACAAGTGCCGGCCAG GGAACCATCGGGTCAAGACCGTGTGTGAGAACGACAAGCTGAGGCTGCAGTGCCGACCAAAATCCATCCTGGCCATTTATTCTGCAAATTACGGACGATTCCTGCGGGGCAAACCAGAGTGCGATGCTCTGAACACTGGGGGACCCCATATAG AGTGCTTGGCTCCAGATGCCCTGTGGAGGGTCTCCAAGAAGTGCCACCGCAAGAGAAACTGCACCGTGGCTGCTGACCAGGCCACCTTTGGGGACCCGTGCCTCCCCGGCATGAAGAAACAGCTGCGAGTCTCCTACACCT TGCccaagcagctgctggaggaggtgggCCCTGACACCTCGGACCCCTTCCTGCTCTCCGACTACATGCACG GCGTCCCAGAGAAAGTTGGCCTCTACTTTCTTTGCGGGGTCTCTGGAGGCCTCATGCTCCTGCTGTGCATCATCAGCCCCAAAACCACCTTCCTCCAGGAGGCGGGGGAGGCTCTCAAAGACCCAGAGGTGGGGAGCAGCTCGGAGCTGAGCAGGACAAAGCTGCGAGATGAGCAGGATGAAGACCTTCCTGATGACAGCTCCTCGGACTCCTCCTTCCGCCGCCTCACCCACACCTACCGGGCCACCGACAGCATCTTTGGCCCAGAGCTGACGGCAGCCATGGAGGGAGCAGTGGAGCACCAGGGCCGTGGCGGGGAGGAGATCTGGATGCCCAAGGAGTCGAGCCCATACGCCATCCACAAGATCAAATCGGCCACCAAAtaa
- the LOC129211706 gene encoding protein eva-1 homolog C-like isoform X7: MEITAHVYPDFYLTVSMRKQGARWKPCQALFLCSGERRREGRGCWFLHQHGDAKAPAPAHPPRSTFANTFLPPCGRCPCAKSVSAVQSSPLPWAADKERVYSRPPGSSALAGQKASHCPCTLPVPVPATAADRAGGGCLVGRSRAGSSRAMATLVGPAAALVLLCLAVGLEASPELSGYLRKVLRNHTAHTCDGEQLLIVCPRKTTISILGAFYGRRVPSPNLCPSPGNASQESTECTSTTAHLKLLAECQDQQWCQFSVHSQVFGPDPCPGTHKYLITSYKCRPGNHRVKTVCENDKLRLQCRPKSILAIYSANYGRFLRGKPECDALNTGGPHIECLAPDALWRVSKKCHRKRNCTVAADQATFGDPCLPGMKKQLRVSYTCVPKQLLEEVGPDTSDPFLLSDYMHGVPEKVGLYFLCGVSGGLMLLLCIISPKTTFLQEAGEALKDPEVGSSSELSRTKLRDEQDEDLPDDSSSDSSFRRLTHTYRATDSIFGPELTAAMEGAVEHQGRGGEEIWMPKESSPYAIHKIKSATK; this comes from the exons ATGGAGATTACGGCACACGTGTATCCGGATTTCTACCTCACCGTGTCCATGAGAAAGCAGGGGGCACGTTGGAAACCTTGCCAAGCCCTGTTCCTCTGCTCGGGGGAACGGaggcgggagggaaggggctgctggTTTCTCCACCAGCACGGTGATGCCAAGGCACCGGCACCCGCTCATCCGCCACGGAGCACCTTTGCAAACACGTTCCTCCCTCCCTGTGGGAGGTGTCCCTGTGCCAAGAGTGTCTCAGCTGTCCAGAGCAGCCCCTTGCCCTGGGCAGCAGACAAAGAGCGGGTATACAGTCGCCCGCCTGGCTCCAGCGCCTTGGCAGGGCAGAAAGCGAGCCATTGTCCCTGCACACTGCCGGTCCCAGTGCCAGCCACAGCTGCGGACCGGGCTGGCGGAGGCTGCCTGGTGGGACGCAGCAGAGCCGGCAGCAGTCGCGCCATGGCCACGCTGgtggggccagcagcagccctggtcctcctctgcctggctgtggggctggaggcCAGCCCGGAGCTCTCAG GGTACCTGCGCAAAGTGCTGAGGAACCACACCGCCCACACCTGCGACGGGGAGCAGCTCCTCATCGTCTGCCCTCGCAAGACCACCATCAGCATCCTCGGCGCCTTCTATGGGCGCCGCGTACCCAGCCCCAacctctgccccagccctggcaaTGCCTCCCAGGAAAGCACGGAATGCACATCCACCACTGCCCACCTG AAGCTGCTGGCTGAGTGCCAGGACCAGCAGTGGTGCCAGTTCTCGGTGCACAGCCAAGTCTTTGGGCCGGACCCGTGCCCTGGGACACACAAGTACCTCATCACTTCCTACAAGTGCCGGCCAG GGAACCATCGGGTCAAGACCGTGTGTGAGAACGACAAGCTGAGGCTGCAGTGCCGACCAAAATCCATCCTGGCCATTTATTCTGCAAATTACGGACGATTCCTGCGGGGCAAACCAGAGTGCGATGCTCTGAACACTGGGGGACCCCATATAG AGTGCTTGGCTCCAGATGCCCTGTGGAGGGTCTCCAAGAAGTGCCACCGCAAGAGAAACTGCACCGTGGCTGCTGACCAGGCCACCTTTGGGGACCCGTGCCTCCCCGGCATGAAGAAACAGCTGCGAGTCTCCTACACCTGTG TGCccaagcagctgctggaggaggtgggCCCTGACACCTCGGACCCCTTCCTGCTCTCCGACTACATGCACG GCGTCCCAGAGAAAGTTGGCCTCTACTTTCTTTGCGGGGTCTCTGGAGGCCTCATGCTCCTGCTGTGCATCATCAGCCCCAAAACCACCTTCCTCCAGGAGGCGGGGGAGGCTCTCAAAGACCCAGAGGTGGGGAGCAGCTCGGAGCTGAGCAGGACAAAGCTGCGAGATGAGCAGGATGAAGACCTTCCTGATGACAGCTCCTCGGACTCCTCCTTCCGCCGCCTCACCCACACCTACCGGGCCACCGACAGCATCTTTGGCCCAGAGCTGACGGCAGCCATGGAGGGAGCAGTGGAGCACCAGGGCCGTGGCGGGGAGGAGATCTGGATGCCCAAGGAGTCGAGCCCATACGCCATCCACAAGATCAAATCGGCCACCAAAtaa
- the LOC129211706 gene encoding protein eva-1 homolog C-like isoform X6 produces MEITAHVYPDFYLTVSMRKQGARWKPCQALFLCSGERRREGRGCWFLHQHGDAKAPAPAHPPRSTFANTFLPPCGRCPCAKSVSAVQSSPLPWAADKERVYSRPPGSSALAGQKASHCPCTLPVPVPATAADRAGGGCLVGRSRAGSSRAMATLVGPAAALVLLCLAVGLEASPELSGYLRKVLRNHTAHTCDGEQLLIVCPRKTTISILGAFYGRRVPSPNLCPSPGNASQESTECTSTTAHLKLLAECQDQQWCQFSVHSQVFGPDPCPGTHKYLITSYKCRPGNHRVKTVCENDKLRLQCRPKSILAIYSANYGRFLRGKPECDALNTGGPHIECLAPDALWRVSKKCHRKRNCTVAADQATFGDPCLPGMKKQLRVSYTLPKQLLEEVGPDTSDPFLLSDYMHGGWYKGPRFSRLREDQMIFTSSLAAFADLWGVPEKVGLYFLCGVSGGLMLLLCIISPKTTFLQEAGEALKDPEVGSSSELSRTKLRDEQDEDLPDDSSSDSSFRRLTHTYRATDSIFGPELTAAMEGAVEHQGRGGEEIWMPKESSPYAIHKIKSATK; encoded by the exons ATGGAGATTACGGCACACGTGTATCCGGATTTCTACCTCACCGTGTCCATGAGAAAGCAGGGGGCACGTTGGAAACCTTGCCAAGCCCTGTTCCTCTGCTCGGGGGAACGGaggcgggagggaaggggctgctggTTTCTCCACCAGCACGGTGATGCCAAGGCACCGGCACCCGCTCATCCGCCACGGAGCACCTTTGCAAACACGTTCCTCCCTCCCTGTGGGAGGTGTCCCTGTGCCAAGAGTGTCTCAGCTGTCCAGAGCAGCCCCTTGCCCTGGGCAGCAGACAAAGAGCGGGTATACAGTCGCCCGCCTGGCTCCAGCGCCTTGGCAGGGCAGAAAGCGAGCCATTGTCCCTGCACACTGCCGGTCCCAGTGCCAGCCACAGCTGCGGACCGGGCTGGCGGAGGCTGCCTGGTGGGACGCAGCAGAGCCGGCAGCAGTCGCGCCATGGCCACGCTGgtggggccagcagcagccctggtcctcctctgcctggctgtggggctggaggcCAGCCCGGAGCTCTCAG GGTACCTGCGCAAAGTGCTGAGGAACCACACCGCCCACACCTGCGACGGGGAGCAGCTCCTCATCGTCTGCCCTCGCAAGACCACCATCAGCATCCTCGGCGCCTTCTATGGGCGCCGCGTACCCAGCCCCAacctctgccccagccctggcaaTGCCTCCCAGGAAAGCACGGAATGCACATCCACCACTGCCCACCTG AAGCTGCTGGCTGAGTGCCAGGACCAGCAGTGGTGCCAGTTCTCGGTGCACAGCCAAGTCTTTGGGCCGGACCCGTGCCCTGGGACACACAAGTACCTCATCACTTCCTACAAGTGCCGGCCAG GGAACCATCGGGTCAAGACCGTGTGTGAGAACGACAAGCTGAGGCTGCAGTGCCGACCAAAATCCATCCTGGCCATTTATTCTGCAAATTACGGACGATTCCTGCGGGGCAAACCAGAGTGCGATGCTCTGAACACTGGGGGACCCCATATAG AGTGCTTGGCTCCAGATGCCCTGTGGAGGGTCTCCAAGAAGTGCCACCGCAAGAGAAACTGCACCGTGGCTGCTGACCAGGCCACCTTTGGGGACCCGTGCCTCCCCGGCATGAAGAAACAGCTGCGAGTCTCCTACACCT TGCccaagcagctgctggaggaggtgggCCCTGACACCTCGGACCCCTTCCTGCTCTCCGACTACATGCACG GTGGCTGGTACAAAGGGCCCAGGTTCTCCAGGCTCCGGGAAGACCAGATGATTTTTACTAGCTCTCTGGCAGCTTTTGCCGACCTTTGGG GCGTCCCAGAGAAAGTTGGCCTCTACTTTCTTTGCGGGGTCTCTGGAGGCCTCATGCTCCTGCTGTGCATCATCAGCCCCAAAACCACCTTCCTCCAGGAGGCGGGGGAGGCTCTCAAAGACCCAGAGGTGGGGAGCAGCTCGGAGCTGAGCAGGACAAAGCTGCGAGATGAGCAGGATGAAGACCTTCCTGATGACAGCTCCTCGGACTCCTCCTTCCGCCGCCTCACCCACACCTACCGGGCCACCGACAGCATCTTTGGCCCAGAGCTGACGGCAGCCATGGAGGGAGCAGTGGAGCACCAGGGCCGTGGCGGGGAGGAGATCTGGATGCCCAAGGAGTCGAGCCCATACGCCATCCACAAGATCAAATCGGCCACCAAAtaa